In Camelina sativa cultivar DH55 chromosome 16, Cs, whole genome shotgun sequence, a single window of DNA contains:
- the LOC104753070 gene encoding uncharacterized protein LOC104753070 isoform X1, whose product MDGLEISCPVDVSLPAKLMGSEGCGGGVRVSSTNKADNNSDKARVSIGGGVNSSIERCSASINKKVTGSSSGASDSSLWRKLMHSHDFVHDRLTKLRVENSSEPSNGYSPVASPESTESPRKRGKLSRSSSNGTSRRTKLILLDDTVSTPRDNDTKEICGQGSTTFLDKPLVVKQRTSCNGKRGDRRISKVPTRTFSTISSATGENAFFGAYGLKPAINDVTKLIEDLSLKNLLEGSYECPSLGKDKMKKLENTNDTLLSVVRNVWSIVPTRRPVQSQSSTELETCLSRTLSSPPSSVSASLPNGENTDKVNALDGDLSSSSKDLCINTKILSTPLSFPLCDASDVLKRLGLPPPKDLDSLLQDASKPSQNSKNNSDQQRSAKQLPPRSGLPHFPWSQAFNGSSRTNSEAAKLVTGKTLCQGRWLRIPDTTMGSTEGITDNFANLESLTFNQNLVPPLQKQTIAGTKTCQTIFANTTSCQCPEASVSTLPKVSIVPKEPERSRDVQDDALSCPQLLAAAQTLCDIAVQSANHNNPNGILRWPSKLSQKSMKARKTKLLEKPPERDKTTVSSFDHNSSNYNNNNNHVRKDSAAEHNHHHLKPSKRLKLSTMENKKGTFPSSSSSPIESHRKHSSSSKFKNHSRLMPPPPPPTRTLQKSFMYPHKARKFP is encoded by the exons ATGGATGGGTTAGAGATTTCTTGTCCCGTGGATGTTTCGTTGCCGGCTAAGCTTATGGGATCTGAAGGGTGTGGTGGTGGAGTTAGGGTTTCTTCTACTAATAAAGCAGATAACAACTCTGACAAGGCTCGTGTCTCTATTGGTGGTGGTGTTAATTCTTCGATTGAGCGTTGTAGTGCTTCAATCAACAAGAAAG TTACAGGAAGTAGCAGTGGGGCGTCAGATTCATCGTTATGGCGCAAGTTAATGCATTCACACGACTTTGTACATGATAGGCTTACCAAACTTCGGGTTGAAAATTCGTCCGAGCCTTCAAACGGTTATTCACCAGTTGCCAGTCCAGAAAGTACCGAGTCTCCTAGGAAAAGAGGAAAACTTTCGAGGAGTAGTAGTAATGGGACTTCGAGGAGGACTAAATTGATACTTTTAGATGACACTGTGAGCACACCAAGAGATAACGACACCAAGGAGATATGTGGGCAAGGGTCTACTACTTTCTTGG ATAAACCGTTAGTGGTGAAACAGCGGACCAGTTGTAATGGTAAGCGAGGTGATAGGAGGATTTCTAAAGTTCCCACGAGAACTTTTTCAACAATCAGTTCAGCGACTGGCGAGAATGCGTTTTTCG GTGCCTATGGCCTGAAGCCTGCAATAAATGATGTTACCAAACTCATTGAAGATTTGTCATTGAAAAATCTTCTTGAAGGCTCTTATGAGTGCCCTTCTTTAGGCAAAGACAAGATGAAGAAATTGGAGAATACTAATGACACTTTGCTCAGTGTGGTCAGAAATGTTTGGTCCATTGTACCAACTAGGAGGCCTGTTCAATCACAAAGCTCTACAGAATTAGAAACTTGTCTCAGCAGAACCTTGAGTTCACCACCCAGCTCTGTCTCTGCTTCACTACCAAATGGTGAAAACACCGATAAAGTAAACGCCCTGGATGGAGATCTATCCTCATCTTCCAAG gaTCTTTGTATCAACACTAAAATTCTTTCCACTCCACTTAGTTTTCCATTATGCGACGCTAGTGATGTATTAAAAAGATTAGGCCTTCCTCCGCCAAAAGATTTAGACTCTCTGCTCCAAGATGCATCAAAACCTTCTCAGAACTCTAAAAACAACTCGGACCAGCAGCGTTCTGCTAAACAACTACCTCCTCGTAGTGGATTGCCACATTTCCCTTGGTCACAGGCTTTTAATGGGAGCTCTAGAACCAACTCAGAAGCAGCAAAGCTTGTAACCGGCAAGACACTTTGTCAAGGACGATGGCTAAGAATACCCGACACTACTATGGGTTCTACAGAGGGTATAACTGATAATTTCGCCAATCTGGAATCACTCACTTTCAACCAAAACTTAGTCCCTCCACTACAGAAGCAAACTATTGCTGGAACTAAGACCTGTCAAACAATTTTCGCTAACACCACGTCGTGCCAGTGCCCAGAAGCATCTGTTTCTACCCTTCCAAAAGTTTCCATTGTTCCTAAAG AACCAGAGAGATCCCGAGATGTTCAAGATGATG CTCTTTCCTGTCCACAGCTACTAGCAGCTGCTCAAACGCTCTGTGACATTGCAGTCCAATCCGCAAACCACAACAACCCAAATGGAATCCTCAGATGGCCGAGTAAGCTCTCTCAGAAATCCATGAAAGCCCGCAAAACCAAACTACTCGAAAAGCCTCCCGAAAGGGACAAGACAACTGTTTCCTCCTTCGATCATAACTCAAGCAactacaacaataacaacaaccatGTGAGAAAAGATTCAGCCGCAGagcataatcatcatcatcttaagCCTTCAAAGAGACTGAAATTATCAACAATGGAGAACAAGAAAGGGACATTCCCAAGCTCAtcatcatccccaatagaatcACATAGAAAACATTCATCTTCAAGCAAGTTCAAGAATCACTCCCGTTTGATGCCGCCGCCTCCACCACCAACGAGAACACTCCAAAAGTCATTCATGTATCCGCATAAAGCTCGGAAATTTCCATGA
- the LOC104753070 gene encoding uncharacterized protein LOC104753070 isoform X2 → MDGLEISCPVDVSLPAKLMGSEGCGGGVRVSSTNKADNNSDKARVSIGGGVNSSIERCSASINKKGSSSGASDSSLWRKLMHSHDFVHDRLTKLRVENSSEPSNGYSPVASPESTESPRKRGKLSRSSSNGTSRRTKLILLDDTVSTPRDNDTKEICGQGSTTFLDKPLVVKQRTSCNGKRGDRRISKVPTRTFSTISSATGENAFFGAYGLKPAINDVTKLIEDLSLKNLLEGSYECPSLGKDKMKKLENTNDTLLSVVRNVWSIVPTRRPVQSQSSTELETCLSRTLSSPPSSVSASLPNGENTDKVNALDGDLSSSSKDLCINTKILSTPLSFPLCDASDVLKRLGLPPPKDLDSLLQDASKPSQNSKNNSDQQRSAKQLPPRSGLPHFPWSQAFNGSSRTNSEAAKLVTGKTLCQGRWLRIPDTTMGSTEGITDNFANLESLTFNQNLVPPLQKQTIAGTKTCQTIFANTTSCQCPEASVSTLPKVSIVPKEPERSRDVQDDALSCPQLLAAAQTLCDIAVQSANHNNPNGILRWPSKLSQKSMKARKTKLLEKPPERDKTTVSSFDHNSSNYNNNNNHVRKDSAAEHNHHHLKPSKRLKLSTMENKKGTFPSSSSSPIESHRKHSSSSKFKNHSRLMPPPPPPTRTLQKSFMYPHKARKFP, encoded by the exons ATGGATGGGTTAGAGATTTCTTGTCCCGTGGATGTTTCGTTGCCGGCTAAGCTTATGGGATCTGAAGGGTGTGGTGGTGGAGTTAGGGTTTCTTCTACTAATAAAGCAGATAACAACTCTGACAAGGCTCGTGTCTCTATTGGTGGTGGTGTTAATTCTTCGATTGAGCGTTGTAGTGCTTCAATCAACAAGAAAG GAAGTAGCAGTGGGGCGTCAGATTCATCGTTATGGCGCAAGTTAATGCATTCACACGACTTTGTACATGATAGGCTTACCAAACTTCGGGTTGAAAATTCGTCCGAGCCTTCAAACGGTTATTCACCAGTTGCCAGTCCAGAAAGTACCGAGTCTCCTAGGAAAAGAGGAAAACTTTCGAGGAGTAGTAGTAATGGGACTTCGAGGAGGACTAAATTGATACTTTTAGATGACACTGTGAGCACACCAAGAGATAACGACACCAAGGAGATATGTGGGCAAGGGTCTACTACTTTCTTGG ATAAACCGTTAGTGGTGAAACAGCGGACCAGTTGTAATGGTAAGCGAGGTGATAGGAGGATTTCTAAAGTTCCCACGAGAACTTTTTCAACAATCAGTTCAGCGACTGGCGAGAATGCGTTTTTCG GTGCCTATGGCCTGAAGCCTGCAATAAATGATGTTACCAAACTCATTGAAGATTTGTCATTGAAAAATCTTCTTGAAGGCTCTTATGAGTGCCCTTCTTTAGGCAAAGACAAGATGAAGAAATTGGAGAATACTAATGACACTTTGCTCAGTGTGGTCAGAAATGTTTGGTCCATTGTACCAACTAGGAGGCCTGTTCAATCACAAAGCTCTACAGAATTAGAAACTTGTCTCAGCAGAACCTTGAGTTCACCACCCAGCTCTGTCTCTGCTTCACTACCAAATGGTGAAAACACCGATAAAGTAAACGCCCTGGATGGAGATCTATCCTCATCTTCCAAG gaTCTTTGTATCAACACTAAAATTCTTTCCACTCCACTTAGTTTTCCATTATGCGACGCTAGTGATGTATTAAAAAGATTAGGCCTTCCTCCGCCAAAAGATTTAGACTCTCTGCTCCAAGATGCATCAAAACCTTCTCAGAACTCTAAAAACAACTCGGACCAGCAGCGTTCTGCTAAACAACTACCTCCTCGTAGTGGATTGCCACATTTCCCTTGGTCACAGGCTTTTAATGGGAGCTCTAGAACCAACTCAGAAGCAGCAAAGCTTGTAACCGGCAAGACACTTTGTCAAGGACGATGGCTAAGAATACCCGACACTACTATGGGTTCTACAGAGGGTATAACTGATAATTTCGCCAATCTGGAATCACTCACTTTCAACCAAAACTTAGTCCCTCCACTACAGAAGCAAACTATTGCTGGAACTAAGACCTGTCAAACAATTTTCGCTAACACCACGTCGTGCCAGTGCCCAGAAGCATCTGTTTCTACCCTTCCAAAAGTTTCCATTGTTCCTAAAG AACCAGAGAGATCCCGAGATGTTCAAGATGATG CTCTTTCCTGTCCACAGCTACTAGCAGCTGCTCAAACGCTCTGTGACATTGCAGTCCAATCCGCAAACCACAACAACCCAAATGGAATCCTCAGATGGCCGAGTAAGCTCTCTCAGAAATCCATGAAAGCCCGCAAAACCAAACTACTCGAAAAGCCTCCCGAAAGGGACAAGACAACTGTTTCCTCCTTCGATCATAACTCAAGCAactacaacaataacaacaaccatGTGAGAAAAGATTCAGCCGCAGagcataatcatcatcatcttaagCCTTCAAAGAGACTGAAATTATCAACAATGGAGAACAAGAAAGGGACATTCCCAAGCTCAtcatcatccccaatagaatcACATAGAAAACATTCATCTTCAAGCAAGTTCAAGAATCACTCCCGTTTGATGCCGCCGCCTCCACCACCAACGAGAACACTCCAAAAGTCATTCATGTATCCGCATAAAGCTCGGAAATTTCCATGA
- the LOC104753071 gene encoding respiratory burst oxidase homolog protein F encodes MRPFSKNDRRRWSFDSVSAGRTAVGSASTSPGTEYSNGGEEFVEVTIDLQDDDTIVLRSVEPATAINVVDMISDEASGGTMTPVSISRSPTMKRTSSNRFRQFSQELKAEAVAKAKQLSHELKRFSWSRSFSGTLTTTSAANQNGGIGGGGLVNSALEARALRKQRAQLDRTRSSAQRALRGLRFISNKKKNVDGWNDVQSNFDKLEKNGFIYRSDFAQCIGMKDSKEFALELFDALSRRRRLKVEKINHDELYEYWSQINDESFDSRLQIFFDIVDKNEDGRITEEEVKEIIMLSASANKLSRLKEQAEEYAALIMEELDPERLGYIELWQLETLLLQKDTYLNYSQALSYTSQALSQNLQGLRKKSRIHRMSSDFFYCMQENWKRIWVLSIWILIMIGLFLWKFFQYKQKDAFHVMGYCLLTAKGAAETLKFNMALILFPVCRNTITWLRSTRLSCFVPFDDNINFHKTIAGAIVVGVILHVGNHLACDFPRIVRATEYDYNRYLFHYFQTKKPTYFDLVKGPEGITGILMVILMIISFTLATRWFRRNLVKLPKPFDRLTGFNAFWYSHHLFVIVYILLILHGIFLYFAKPWYVHTTWMYLAVPVLLYGGERTLRYFRSGSYSVRLLKVAIYPGNVLTLQMSKPTQFRYKSGQYMFVQCPAVSPFEWHPFSITSAPEDDYLSIHIRQLGDWTQELKRVFSEVCEPPVAGKSGLLRADETTKKSLPKLLIDGPYGAPAQDYRKYDVLLLVGLGIGATPFISILKDLLNNIVKMEEHADSISDFSRSSEHSTGSNGDTPRRKKLLKTTNAYFYWVTREQGSFDWFKGVMNEVAELDQRGVIEMHNYLTSVYEEGDARSALITMVQALNHAKNGVDIVSGTRVRTHFARPNWKKVLTKLSSKHCNARIGVFYCGVPVLGKELSKLCNTFNQKGSTKFEFHKEHF; translated from the exons ATGAGGCCGTTCTCCAAGAACGATCGTCGCCGTTGGTCGTTCGATTCAGTCTCCGCCGGAAGAACCGCCGTCGGCAGTGCGTCAACTTCACCTGGAACTGAATACTCCAACGGCGGCGAAGAGTTCGTCGAAGTCACCATCGATCTCCAAGACGATGACACGATCGTCCTCCGCAGCGTCGAGCCAGCGACGGCCATTAACGTCGTCGATATGATCTCCGACGAAGCTTCCGGAGGAACAATGACTCCGGTTTCCATCTCGAGATCTCCGACGATGAAACGTACTTCGTCGAACCGGTTCCGTCAGTTCTCTCAAGAACTCAAGGCTGAAGCTGTGGCTAAGGCGAAACAGTTGTCTCATGAACTGAAACGGTTCTCGTGGTCTCGTTCTTTTTCAGGCACTCTAACCACCACTTCCGCCGCGAATCAAAACGGCGgtattggtggtggtggtttggTAAACTCGGCTTTAGAAGCAAGGGCGTTACGGAAACAAAGAGCTCAGTTAGATCGGACTCGGTCTAGTGCTCAAAGAGCTCTACGTGGTTTGAGATTCATAAGCAATAAGAAAAAGAACGTTGATGGTTGGAACGATGTTCAATCCAATTTCGATAAACTCGAAAAAAATGGTTTCATCTATCGTTCTGATTTCGCTCAATGCAtag GAATGAAAGATTCGAAAGAGTTTGCATTGGAACTGTTCGATGCAttgagtagaagaagaagattaaaagttgaaaaaatcaATCACGATGAGCTTTATGAGTATTGGTCACAAATCAACGACGAAAGCTTTGATTCTCGTCTCCAGATCTTCTTCGACAT AGTGGACAAGAATGAAGATGGGAGAATTACAGAAGAGGAAGTAAAGGAG ATAATAATGTTGAGTGCATCTGCAAATAAGCTATCAAGATTAAAGGAACAAGCAGAGGAATATGCAGCTTTGATTATGGAAGAGTTAGATCCTGAAAGACTTGGCTACATAGAG CTATGGCAACTAGAGACTCTGCTTCTACAAAAAGACACATACCTCAATTACAGTCAAGCATTGAGCTATACAAGCCAAGCATTGAGCCAAAACCTTCAAGGGTTAAGAAAAAAGAGTCGAATACATCGAATGAGTTCGGATTTCTTCTACTGCATGCAGGAGAATTGGAAAAGGATATGGGTTTTATCAATATGGATCTTGATCATGATCGGATTATTCTTGTGGAAGTTCTTCCAATACAAGCAAAAAGATGCATTTCATGTGATGGGTTATTGCTTACTCACAGCAAAAGGAGCAGCTGAGACACTTAAATTCAACATGGCTCTAATACTTTTCCCGGTTTGCAGAAACACCATTACTTGGCTTAGATCCACAAGACTCTCTTGCTTCGTTCCTTTTGATGATAACATCAACTTCCACAAG ACAATTGCTGGAGCCATAGTAGTAGGTGTGATCCTTCACGTTGGAAACCATCTTGCTTGTGATTTCCCTAGAATCGTTAGAGCCACCGAATACGATTACAATCGGTATCTGTTTCATTACTTTCAAACGAAAAAACCAACATACTTCGACCTCGTTAAGGGTCCTGAAGGGATAACAGGGATCTTGATGGTCATTTTGATGATTATTTCATTCACATTAGCAACAAGATGGTTTAGGCGTAACCTCGTCAAGCTTCCTAAACCATTTGATCGGCTTACCGGTTTTAACGCCTTTTGGTATTCGCATCATTTGTTCGTCATTGTCTATATCTTGCTTATCCTTCACGGTATCTTCCTCTATTTCGCCAAGCCTTGGTATGTTCACACG ACATGGATGTATCTTGCAGTAccagttttactctatggtggAGAAAGAACACTTAGATACTTCCGTTCTGGTTCTTATTCCGTTCGACTTCTTAAG gttgCTATATATCCTGGTAATGTGCTAACGCTGCAAATGTCGAAACCAACTCAATTTCGTTACAAAAGCGGGCAATACATGTTCGTCCAGTGTCCTGCAGTTTCGCCATTCGAAtg GCATCCATTCTCCATTACTTCAGCACCTGAAGATGATTATCTCAGCATTCACATTAGACAACTTGGAGATTGGACACAAGAACTCAAAAGAGTGTTCTCTGAAGTTTGTGAACCACCAGTTGCCGGCAAAAGTGGACTTCTTAGAGCTGacgaaacaacaaagaaaag TTTGCCAAAGCTATTGATAGATGGACCATACGGTGCACCAGCACAAGACTATAGGAAATATGATGTTCTCTTATTAGTTGGTCTTGGCATTGGTGCGACTCCATTTATCAGTATCTTGAAAGATTTGCTTAACAACATTGTTAAAATGGAAGAGCATGCG GATTCGATCTCGGATTTCAGTAGATCATCAGAACACAGCACAGGAAGCAACGGTGATACACCAAGACGGAAGAAATTACTAAAAACCACAAATGCTTACTTCTATTGGGTCACAAGAGAACAAGGCTCTTTTGATTGGTTCAAAGGTGTCATGAATGAGGTTGCAGAACTTGACCAACGG GGTGTGATAGAGATGCATAACTATTTGACAAGTGTATATGAAGAAGGTGATGCTCGTTCTGCTCTCATTACAATGGTACAAGCTCTTAATCATGCCAAGAACGGAGTCGACATTGTCTCTGGCACTAGG gtcAGAACACACTTTGCAAGACCCAATTGGAAGAAGGTTCTCACTAAGCTAAGTTCCAAGCACTGCAATGCAAGGATAG gaGTGTTCTATTGCGGGGTACCGGTTTTGGGCAAAGAGCTTAGCAAACTCTGCAACACATTCAACCAAAAAGGTTCAACAAAGTTTGAGTTTCACAAGGAGCATTTCTAA
- the LOC104753072 gene encoding late embryogenesis abundant protein At1g64065, giving the protein MVEEDRITLAPTEIYGRSDEEQNEPRIWRRKTEEPPGKCLIYTLTIIVIIFAVCLILSSIFLRISKPEIETTSVSTRDLRFGGNSTNPYFNATLVSDITIRNSNFGAFEFEDGSLRVVYADHGVVGETTIEGRRVEAHKTVKITGVVVEIGSFRLLDTKGLDSDLRLGFLELRSVAEIRGRIKVLGRRRWKVSVMSCTMRLNLTGRFIQHLLCE; this is encoded by the coding sequence atggtcGAAGAAGATCGAATCACGTTAGCTCCGACGGAGATATACGGCCGGAGCGACGAAGAACAGAACGAACCAAGAATCTGGCGTCGGAAAACAGAGGAACCACCAGGGAAATGTCTAATCTATACTTTGACAATAATCGTAATCATCTTCGCAGTTTGTCTCATCCTCTCTTCAATCTTTCTCCGGATTTCTAAACCTGAGATCGAAACGACATCGGTATCGACTCGTGATCTTCGATTCGGAGGTAACTCAACGAACCCTTACTTCAACGCCACGCTAGTAAGTGATATCACGATCAGAAACTCGAATTTTGGAGCTTTTGAGTTCGAGGATGGTTCGTTACGTGTTGTTTACGCTGATCATGGAGTCGTGGGAGAGACGACGATCGAAGGGAGAAGAGTTGAAGCTCATAAGACGGTTAAAATAACCGGTGTTGTGGTTGAGATCGGTTCATTTCGGTTATTGGATACTAAGGGTTTGGATTCGGATTTGAGGTTAGGGTTTTTGGAATTGAGAAGTGTTGCTGAGATTAGAGGAAGGATTAAGGTTTTGGGAAGGAGGAGATGGAAGGTTAGTGTGATGAGTTGTACCATGAGACTCAATTTAACCGGTCGGTTTATTCAACATTTGTTATGTGAATAG